Part of the Drosophila pseudoobscura strain MV-25-SWS-2005 chromosome 2, UCI_Dpse_MV25, whole genome shotgun sequence genome, GCAGACCGTGTAATCGATAGTACTTCCTTTTATACCCATATCTAATACAGAATTCTGTTAGGCACGCTTCGCTTTGACACTATTCATCGCAGAATCGCACTCCTACATCAATCATGTGGTTTTCTCTGCGAGTAAGAATCGTTCTGACGACTCTTTCCTACTCTTTTTGGGTGGAGGCAAACGATGGGAAGGGTTCTTATTCCAATTTGGGCATTAAAGGACTGATAGATGTGGAGGAGAAGTCAAATGGTGGACTATAGCAGTGTGCTCCAGAAAAAGATCAGTTTGATGCGTCGGTAGGTGCCACATTGAAGTAGAAAAAATCCTGACCTTAGTCAATCCAATCTCAGTTACATTGCTTTGATGAGAGTGAAGCAAACGCATGCGGAACCCGACAGGGAGCAGTATATGGCCAATCCCCTCCAAAGCTATTCTCTGATCCACCACATGCACTTCGACTGGACGACTTGGCGTAGGCTCATGGAGCAGTCACTAGGCAGAGGTAGACTCCACAAACATACAAACGCTCTCCATTAATCAAGATCTCTTCCCTTTATTTAGAGCAAATCTCTGAAATCCGTGCACTAATGCCCCAAATTTCCAGAATAGAATATGGTACCGCCATGCAAGATCTCATCCACGAACCCATGGCAGCAGTTCCGTTCGAGTAAGTGCAAGAAATCGATAGAATTGAGCGAGGAAAGAGTCTTAACAGATCCATATACAGTCCGGTGGAGGCCTTGGAGCTTGCTACCTTCGCATACGACAAGGAGCGCCCCGATCTCGCCGAGATGTGGCTGAATGTGACACTATCCGGCTACCAGAAACTCAGTCCCAGCAAAAAGGAACTCTACAAAGTGCTGAGCGTGGTCAAAGAAAGTGAAGTGCAAAAGCTCTATAAAAAggtaaaaaaaattaacaaattgttTTGGATTTTTGAATTGTTAAAAAAGATGTTGTGGCTATATTACAAACTCTAAGTAATACATATGATGCTGTACTTCGCAATCAGCTCTGTAATCAGCGCAAGTTGCGACCAGGAAATGTCCCGCGTTGACGTTAGATAAATGCATGTCgcatacaaatacaaaatacaacatttcaatgtaaataaatattgtatcaTACCATTTCGAATCATCTCAATTATTCTTAGAAGAGTGACGAATTGATAGCCCCATGAACCCCTTAAGACTGTGAGTTTTCCCCCCAAAGCAGCAGCTTCCAGTCACACACCCAATATGAGAAGAAGTACCATAATATTCTTCGTGGGAGTGCTCGCCGGCTTAGACAGCTTTTCGAATGCCCAGTCTAGGGAGCATCCCGCCAGGTCGATATACAAGCTGCGCGAGTATCTTGAACTTCAAGGAAATTTGGTTCTCAACCTGGAGTACTATGTGTACCACCTGGAAATAAAACTGCATAAAATCCAAGAGTGAGTAGAGCGAATGGGGAATTGGGGATTTCGAAATATTAATCCTCTAAAAATCCCCTAGAGCTCTGCTTGACATGGAGAAAGTGCATGCTCTTTTTGAGGAGGACAAAAGGGCCTTTGTGTCCAATCCCGTCAACAGTTTCTCGCTCATCCGACACATGCACTCTGACTGGATGAAGTGGCAGCTCTACCTATCGGGGGACCCAGGACAAGGTTAGTTTTGATCCCATACCGTAGTCGTAGGCCGTTAGTGTGTTATGTATACTATTCAGAACAACTGGCGTACATGAGGGAAACCAGTGCGTATCTCCCGACCAAGGATGATATCGCAGACGCCCTTCTGGGTATGGAAAGAGTGAGGAGTGTGTATGGCCTGGAGCCCCAGGATATGGCGAGTGGCTTGCTCTCGGACGTGCAGTACGAGTAAGTGATCCGATGTTAAGCAACAtcctatatgtacatatattcgaGCTACTCGATCTCCACCAGCTCTAGTTTTTCCCCCCATGACTGTCGCTCGCTGGCGGAGTACAgcatcggaatgaaggactaCCCCACTGCAGAGCGATGGCTACAGGTGGCCATATCGCTGCTTCAGGACAGAAATGAGGATCCAGTTGTCCCTCTGAACATCATTGATGTTACCCAAACTCTAGTAGAAAGCTACCGCGCCCAGCGTATGTAATGAGAGCTATCGCAAACCGGATATCGACTCTCATTTTCCCGCAGGAAATCCTTGGAGTGCTGGGCATATCCTGGAAGCTGCTCTGAAGCTGAGTCCTTTTGATGCTCGTCTGTTGAGGCTGAAGGAGCAAGTGAGCACAGACTTGATGTACGAGGTTCCGCTGAAACACAGGCCAAAAGGAGTGCCCGATCAGGATCACTGCTGTAATGGGCTTTGTAAGGGGCCCAGGAACAGGCACCTCCACTGCTTCTACCTCACAAAACGAGGATCCCCCTTTCTGCTCTTGGCGAGGGTTAGGACTGAGATTCTCTCTGACGATCCCTTTATTGTGTTGTACTACGATGTATTGACCCACTCCGATATGGTGTCCCTGCGGAACACAAGCGAGCCGTTGCTTCATCCAGCCACCACCATTCAATATCTTAATGCGCCGCAGGAGTTGTCTAACTCTCGTACAGCGCACTTCGTCTGGCTGGAGCCGACCATTACAGAGGCGACCCGAAGAGCAGATCGGGTGCTTTGGGATGTCACGGGTCTAAATCTTAGCAACTCTGAAATGTTTCAGGTCAATAACTATGGGATTGGAGGCTCGTTCATGCGCCACAGTGACCTTTTGCACTCCGTAAGCATATCCTTAGTCTCCATCTAATTGATATTCCCATTCGGTTGTCTAGGAAAGAAATTATCTAGTGAGAGAACGCATTGCCACGGCCATATTTTACGTAAGTGAATGATGGACGACGATTCCTTCCCTCTGCCTATTGTCGAGtctatacgagtacgagtatgtatatgtatatgtatatcccacAGCTAAGCGATGTGCCCCAGGGCGGCGCCACTTTGTTCACAGAGCTGAA contains:
- the LOC26533096 gene encoding uncharacterized protein isoform X3, coding for MWRRSQMVDYSSVLQKKISLMRRIEYGTAMQDLIHEPMAAVPFESIYSPVEALELATFAYDKERPDLAEMWLNVTLSGYQKLSPSKKELYKVLSVVKESEVQKLYKKVKKINKLFWIFELLKKMLWLYYKL
- the LOC6903737 gene encoding prolyl 4-hydroxylase subunit alpha-2-like isoform X1, translating into MRRSTIIFFVGVLAGLDSFSNAQSREHPARSIYKLREYLELQGNLVLNLEYYVYHLEIKLHKIQEALLDMEKVHALFEEDKRAFVSNPVNSFSLIRHMHSDWMKWQLYLSGDPGQEQLAYMRETSAYLPTKDDIADALLGMERVRSVYGLEPQDMASGLLSDVQYDSSFSPHDCRSLAEYSIGMKDYPTAERWLQVAISLLQDRNEDPVVPLNIIDVTQTLVESYRAQRNPWSAGHILEAALKLSPFDARLLRLKEQVSTDLMYEVPLKHRPKGVPDQDHCCNGLCKGPRNRHLHCFYLTKRGSPFLLLARVRTEILSDDPFIVLYYDVLTHSDMVSLRNTSEPLLHPATTIQYLNAPQELSNSRTAHFVWLEPTITEATRRADRVLWDVTGLNLSNSEMFQVNNYGIGGSFMRHSDLLHSERNYLVRERIATAIFYLSDVPQGGATLFTELNVTVFPQAGTVLFWYNLAHSGDHDMRTRHTGCPVIVGSKWMMTRWIYDDGQAFTKPCHTKLKSPMVMA
- the LOC26533096 gene encoding uncharacterized protein isoform X2, which encodes MWRRSQMVDYSSVLQKKISLMRRYIALMRVKQTHAEPDREQYMANPLQSYSLIHHMHFDWTTWRRLMEQSLGREQISEIRALMPQISRIEYGTAMQDLIHEPMAAVPFDPVEALELATFAYDKERPDLAEMWLNVTLSGYQKLSPSKKELYKVLSVVKESEVQKLYKKVKKINKLFWIFELLKKMLWLYYKL
- the LOC6903737 gene encoding prolyl 4-hydroxylase subunit alpha-2-like isoform X2, which encodes MRRSTIIFFVGVLAGLDSFSNAQSREHPARSIYKLREYLELQGNLVLNLEYYVYHLEIKLHKIQEALLDMEKVHALFEEDKRAFVSNPVNSFSLIRHMHSDWMKWQLYLSGDPGQEQLAYMRETSAYLPTKDDIADALLGMERVRSVYGLEPQDMASGLLSDVQYDSSFSPHDCRSLAEYSIGMKDYPTAERWLQVAISLLQDRNEDPVVPLNIIDVTQTLVESYRAQRNPWSAGHILEAALKLSPFDARLLRLKEQVSTDLMYEVPLKHRPKGVPDQDHCCNGLCKGPRNRHLHCFYLTKRGSPFLLLARVRTEILSDDPFIVLYYDVLTHSDMVSLRNTSEPLLHPATTIQYLNAPQELSNSRTAHFVWLEPTITEATRRADRVLWDVTGLNLSNSEMFQVNNYGIGGSFMRHSDLLHSKLSSERTHCHGHILPKRCAPGRRHFVHRAECDRIPPGRNCSFLVQPGPFRRSRYENTPHRLSRHRGFQVDDDPLDI
- the LOC26533096 gene encoding uncharacterized protein isoform X4, with amino-acid sequence MWRRSQMVDYSSVLQKKISLMRRIEYGTAMQDLIHEPMAAVPFDPVEALELATFAYDKERPDLAEMWLNVTLSGYQKLSPSKKELYKVLSVVKESEVQKLYKKVKKINKLFWIFELLKKMLWLYYKL
- the LOC26533096 gene encoding uncharacterized protein isoform X1, translated to MWRRSQMVDYSSVLQKKISLMRRYIALMRVKQTHAEPDREQYMANPLQSYSLIHHMHFDWTTWRRLMEQSLGREQISEIRALMPQISRIEYGTAMQDLIHEPMAAVPFESIYSPVEALELATFAYDKERPDLAEMWLNVTLSGYQKLSPSKKELYKVLSVVKESEVQKLYKKVKKINKLFWIFELLKKMLWLYYKL